One part of the Mytilus trossulus isolate FHL-02 chromosome 11, PNRI_Mtr1.1.1.hap1, whole genome shotgun sequence genome encodes these proteins:
- the LOC134691308 gene encoding uncharacterized protein LOC134691308, translated as MSNETEKIVEMMKDCSSFVGLNGCESSVILVTSEDNSDSIFSPNISPAESFSGCEVEVQPESCLLVNNDTYDTITCTPATAISLPRYTSTPYSKKNSVKTSHVITQEMLARKQYDVLTVQEEKFKLEVEKIKLENEKLKLEIRRLNQWEIQENDALLTLDALNA; from the exons ATGTCAAATGAAACAGAGAAAATAGTTGAAATGATGAAGGATTGTTCCAGTTTCGTTGGCCTGAATGGTTGTGAATCTTCAGTGATTCTTGTAACTTCTGAAG ataattCAGACTCAATCTTTTCACCAAATATATCTCCAGCTGAATCTTTCTCAGGGTGTGAGGTTGAAGTTCAACCAGAAAGTTGTTTGTTAGTAAACAATGATACCTATGATACTATTACGTGCACTCCCGCTACTGCAATTTCGTTACCAAGATACACAAGCACTCCATACTCTAAGAAAAACTCAGTGAAGACTTCACATGTTATAACTCAGGAAATGCTAGCAAGGAAACAATATGATGTATTAACAGTCCAGgaagaaaaatttaaacttgagGTAGAGAAAATTAAACTGGAAAACGAAAAGCTTAAACTTGAAATTAGAAGGCTGAACCAGTGGGAAATACAAGAGAACGACGCCCTACTAACTCTTGATGCATTAAATGcatga
- the LOC134691307 gene encoding putative nuclease HARBI1, protein MEDMLLFGNLAGNIRPPLAPRKYRERLLTLNDLTDKQLRSRYRFGRQSIQRITDIVRDDITHPTQRSHALSAEMQVLVALRFFASGSFMQVIGDTVGIDKSTVSRCVNKVSKALASKSDQYIKWPSEQRKRDIKQGFYDNGGFPGVIGCIDGTHVRIAAPSSDEPSFVNRKGFHSINVQAICDNEGKFTNIVARWPGSVHDSHIMRCSQISEHLEQAHKCVEDGLILGDSGYACRSFLMTPYIRPTEPYHERFNTAHTRTRCCIERTFGWWKKRFYCLHAELRLQPEKVCTLIMACAVLHNLAIEMREPMEDPDDEIQMFWNISKDFQGPDEGRVVRDHIARTFFA, encoded by the exons ATGGAAGACATGCTGCTTTTCGGCAACCTTGCTGGTAATATAAGGCCACCATTGGCACCTAGAAAGTATAGAGAAAGGCTACTCACCCTAAATGATTTGACAGACAAGCAGCTTCGTTCCAGATATAGATTTGGGAGACAATCTATCCAAAGGATAACTGATATTGTTCGTGACGATATTACACACCCGACCCAGAGAAGTCACGCACTAAGCGCAGAAATGCAG GTGCTTGTTGCTTTGAGGTTCTTTGCATCTGGTAGTTTCATGCAGGTCATAGGAGATACTGTGGGTATAGATAAATCAACAGTTAGTAGATGTGTTAACAAAGTATCAAAAGCCCTTGCTTCTAAATCTGACCAGTACATCAAATGGCCGTCAGAACAGAGGAAACGAGATATAAAGCAAGGTTTTTATGACAATGGTGGATTCCCTGGAGTAATTGGTTGTATAGATGGTACCCATGTGAGAATTGCAGCACCCTCAAGCGACGAACCATCATTTGTCAACAGAAAGGGCTTTCATAGCATAAATGTGCAGGCCATTTGTGATAATGAAG GTAAATTTACAAACATTGTAGCGAGGTGGCCTGGAAGTGTTCATGACAGTCATATCATGAGATGTTCACAAATATCTGAACATTTGGAGCAAGCTCATAAATGTGTAGAAGATGGATTAATACTTGGTGACAGCGGTTACGCATGTAGAAGTTTCCTGATGACGCCTTATATCAGACCGACAGAGCCTTACCACGAGAGATTTAATACAGCTCACACGCGCACAAGATGCTGCATTGAAAGAACATTTGGGTGGTGGAAGAAACGATTTTATTGCTTGCACGCAGAATTAAGACTGCAACCAGAGAAAGTATGCACCTTAATTATGGCATGTGCAGTTTTGCACAATCTTGCAATAGAGATGAGAGAACCGATGGAGGATCCTGACGatgaaattcaaatgttttggaaCATCAGCAAAGATTTCCAAGGACCAGACGAAGGACGTGTTGTGAGAGATCACATTGCAAGGACATTTTTtgcataa